One region of Azoarcus sp. CIB genomic DNA includes:
- a CDS encoding sigma-54 dependent transcriptional regulator: MGRAILVIEDEAVLGKNIRIYLERSGYDVRVAGSAEDGLALLDVFKPDAVILDFNLPGLNGLEALTRVRAFDSGIPVIMITGHGTVELAVEAMKSGARDFLTKPVALGKLKLLIDKAFDEKQRDSALDYYHRREADSTDLASLFGDSPPMVALKNTLRQLLDAESQLQDTDAPAVLVLGETGTGKELVARALHFNGPRRDKPFVELNCASIPAQLLESELFGYERGAFTDARERKLGLVETAEGGTLFLDEIGDMDLSLQAKLLKLLEEKIVRRIGSLRDQHVNVRIVAATHRPMEALVREGSFRADLYFRLCVFQLSLPPLRERGADILSLARHFIGLHAARYGKNPPALTREADALLLAHCWPGNVRELRNVLEQAVLLATGPTIDAPQLSLSTGVTVPPMPHGVPEPAPAAPVAPAAPQTLEDMERRALLDALRQTGWNVSRAARVLGISRDTLRYRIDKFGLTVASV; this comes from the coding sequence TGTTCAAGCCCGACGCGGTGATCCTCGACTTCAACCTTCCGGGCCTCAACGGCCTGGAGGCGCTGACGCGCGTGCGCGCCTTCGATTCCGGCATCCCGGTCATCATGATCACCGGTCACGGCACGGTCGAACTCGCGGTCGAGGCGATGAAGTCCGGGGCGCGCGACTTCCTCACCAAGCCGGTTGCGCTTGGCAAGCTCAAACTGTTGATCGACAAGGCTTTCGACGAGAAACAGCGTGACAGTGCGCTGGATTATTACCATCGCCGCGAGGCCGACTCCACCGACCTGGCCAGCCTGTTCGGCGACTCGCCGCCCATGGTCGCGCTGAAGAACACGCTGCGCCAGCTGCTCGACGCGGAATCGCAGTTGCAGGACACCGATGCGCCGGCGGTGCTGGTGCTCGGCGAAACGGGGACGGGCAAGGAGCTGGTCGCGCGGGCGCTGCACTTCAACGGGCCGCGGCGCGACAAGCCTTTCGTCGAACTCAATTGCGCGTCGATTCCCGCGCAATTGCTCGAGTCCGAACTGTTCGGCTACGAACGCGGCGCATTTACGGATGCGCGCGAGCGCAAGCTGGGCCTCGTCGAGACGGCGGAGGGCGGAACCCTGTTCCTCGACGAGATCGGCGACATGGATCTGTCGTTGCAGGCCAAGCTGCTGAAACTGCTGGAAGAAAAGATCGTGCGGCGCATCGGCAGCCTGCGCGACCAGCATGTGAATGTGCGCATCGTCGCCGCCACGCATCGGCCGATGGAGGCCCTGGTGCGCGAAGGCAGTTTCCGCGCTGACCTCTACTTCCGCCTGTGCGTGTTCCAGCTGAGCCTGCCGCCGCTGCGCGAGCGGGGAGCGGACATCCTGTCGCTGGCACGTCATTTCATCGGGCTTCACGCCGCGCGCTACGGCAAGAACCCGCCCGCGCTGACGCGGGAGGCCGACGCACTGCTGCTCGCGCACTGCTGGCCGGGCAATGTGCGCGAGCTGCGCAACGTGCTCGAACAAGCCGTGCTGCTGGCCACCGGGCCGACGATCGATGCGCCGCAGCTGTCGCTGTCGACCGGGGTCACGGTGCCGCCCATGCCGCATGGCGTGCCGGAGCCTGCGCCCGCAGCGCCGGTCGCGCCTGCCGCGCCGCAGACGCTCGAGGACATGGAGCGCCGCGCCCTGCTCGACGCGTTGCGCCAGACCGGCTGGAACGTGTCGCGTGCGGCCCGCGTACTCGGCATCAGCCGCGATACGCTGCGCTACCGCATCGACAAGTTCGGGCTTACGGTGGCCAGCGTGTGA